A section of the Primulina eburnea isolate SZY01 chromosome 1, ASM2296580v1, whole genome shotgun sequence genome encodes:
- the LOC140826152 gene encoding potassium transporter 26-like isoform X6 has protein sequence MNMEGDEEVPRFKKLNSIPEKVEYDAKKTLLLAYQTLGIVYGDLGTSPLYVLPSSLLENPTREDFLGIFSIIFWTLTVIPLIKYVFIVLRADDNGEGGTFALYSYLCRHIKFRNNLTIQDTKLPSDSNLIYYQQGSTIKNKSKAFIEKSNTAQFLLTFFVLLGTCMVIGDGALTPATSVLSALSGIQTLSPKITTNYVVLMAVFLLLILFYFQRFGTSKVSCSFSPIMFLWFATNAAIGLYNIINYHPSILKGISPSYMLKFFQKRGRTGWELLGAAFLCTSGAEAMFADLGHFNKRSIQLAFSTFVYPSLVLCYSGEAAYLIQNPEKLSTAYYSSIPTPVYWPMFVIATLSAVVASQSMITATFSIVKQSLALGCFPRVNMFHTSSTHEGQVYSPEVNFIVGILCIALVVGFKQGVQIGNAYGVAIICVMLITTCLVTLVMLVIWDTNFLLILCFFIPFLFVESCFLSAMVNKIPLGGWVPFAIAAFFMIIMLSWTSGRSKKTKYDSERKLGFEELHKILYESDLHHPSGICLFCADLVNGIPPIIRHYIHNTNSLREITIIVTIRTLPIKTVLPEERFEVGKVGFDGVYKCLIQFGYKDEQSLAGNAVGLIVEKLKEISESTEEANKLDSALEKGVVFVTGRTILKSKESNGWLIRWTINYLYRFLQKNSVSAVTSLRIPPDNFLQVGMLYEI, from the exons ATGAACATGGAGGGAGACGAGGAGGTCCCGCGATTTAAGAAATTGAATTCCATCCCCGAGAAGGTG GAATATGATGCAAAAAAAACTTTGCTCCTAGCTTATCAAACACTTGGAATCGTGTATGGAGACCTAGGGACTTCTCCGCTTTATGTGCTTCCCTCTTCTCTACTTGAAAATCCCACAAGAGAAGATTTTCTTGGAATCTTTAGCATCATCTTCTGGACGTTGACCGTTATACCCTTGATCAAATACGTTTTCATCGTCCTTCGTGCTGATGATAATGGAGAAGGCGGTACTTTCGCCTTGTATTCGTACCTATGTCGCCATATAAAGTTCCGAAACAACCTCACCATTCAGGATACAAAGCTCCCATCTGACTCAAATTTGATTTATTATCAGCAAGGGAGCACCATAAAGAATAAGAGCAAGGCTTTTATTGAGAAAAGTAACACTGCTCAGTTTCTTCTAACGTTTTTTGTTCTTCTCGGCACTTGCATGGTCATTGGAGATGGAGCTCTTACACCAGCAACTAGTG TTCTTTCTGCTCTTTCAGGAATTCAGACACTTTCCCCAAAGATTACAACCA ATTATGTTGTTCTCATGGCAGTTTTTCTTCTCTTAATTCTGTTCTATTTCCAAAGATTTGGAACAAGTAAAGTTAGCTGCTCGTTCTCTCCAATAATGTTTTTGTGGTTTGCTACAAATgctgcaattggactctacaaCATTATCAACTACCATCCCTCAATCCTAAAGGGCATTTCACCTTCCTACATGCTCAAGTTCTTTCAAAAACGAGGCCGAACCGGCTGGGAGCTCCTCGGTGCAGCCTTTCTGTGCACGTCTGGTGCTGAAGCAATGTTCGCTGATTTAGGCCACTTCAACAAAAGATCGATCCAG TTGGCTTTCTCTACATTTGTTTATCCCTCGTTGGTGTTATGTTATTCTGGAGAAGCGGCTTACTTGATCCAGAACCCAGAAAAATTAAGCACCGCATATTATAGCTCCATTCCCACTCCGGTGTACTGGCCGATGTTCGTTATCGCCACCTTATCTGCTGTTGTTGCCAGCCAATCTATGATAACTGCAACATTTTCTATCGTTAAGCAATCTCTTGCTCTCGGATGCTTCCCTCGAGTTAACATGTTCCATACGTCCTCGACGCACGAGGGTCAAGTCTATTCTCCAGAAGTCAATTTCATTGTTGGGATTCTTTGTATTGCTCTTGTTGTGGGATTCAAACAAGGTGTTCAAATAGGCAATGCATATG GCGTTGCAATCATATGTGTGATGCTTATAACCACATGCTTGGTGACACTAGTGATGTTGGTCATTTGGGACACAAATTTCCTTTTAATCTTGTGCTTTTTCATCCCGTTTCTTTTCGTTGAAAGCTGCTTCTTATCAGCAATGGTAAACAAAATTCCACTAGGGGGATGGGTTCCATTCGCAATTGCCGCTTTCTTCATGATCATCATGTTATCTTGGACCAGTGGAAGAAGCAAGAAAACAAAATATGATTCTGAAAGAAAGCTCGGATTTGAAGAACTCCACAAAATCTTATACGAAAGCGACCTTCACCATCCTTCCGGTATATGTTTGTTCTGTGCTGATCTTGTAAATGGAATCCCACCAATTATCAGACACTATATTCATAACACGAATTCTCTTCGGGAAATCACCATCATCGTAACCATTAGAACTCTACCGATCAAGACTGTGCTACCGGAAGAGCGGTTTGAGGTCGGGAAAGTGGGGTTCGATGGAGTTTACAAATGTTTGATTCAGTTCGGCTATAAagatgagcaaagtttagcaggAAATGCTGTTGGATTGATCGTGGAGAAGCTGAAAGAGATATCAGAAAGTACAGAAGAAGCCAATAAACTCGATTCCGCACTCGAGAAAGGGGTCGTCTTTGTTACGGGAAGAACgattctcaaatccaaagaaagCAATGGTTGGCTGATCCGTTGGACTATAAATTATCTCTATAGATTCTTGCAGAAGAACAGTGTATCGGCTGTTACATCACTCAGAATTCCTCCCGACAATTTCTTGCAAGTTGGTATGTTGTATGAAATATAA
- the LOC140826152 gene encoding potassium transporter 26-like isoform X8, protein MNMEGDEEVPRFKKLNSIPEKEYDAKKTLLLAYQTLGIVYGDLGTSPLYVLPSSLLENPTREDFLGIFSIIFWTLTVIPLIKYVFIVLRADDNGEGGTFALYSYLCRHIKFRNNLTIQDTKLPSDSNLIYYQQGSTIKNKSKAFIEKSNTAQFLLTFFVLLGTCMVIGDGALTPATSVLSALSGIQTLSPKITTNYVVLMAVFLLLILFYFQRFGTSKVSCSFSPIMFLWFATNAAIGLYNIINYHPSILKGISPSYMLKFFQKRGRTGWELLGAAFLCTSGAEAMFADLGHFNKRSIQLAFSTFVYPSLVLCYSGEAAYLIQNPEKLSTAYYSSIPTPVYWPMFVIATLSAVVASQSMITATFSIVKQSLALGCFPRVNMFHTSSTHEGQVYSPEVNFIVGILCIALVVGFKQGVQIGNAYGVAIICVMLITTCLVTLVMLVIWDTNFLLILCFFIPFLFVESCFLSAMVNKIPLGGWVPFAIAAFFMIIMLSWTSGRSKKTKYDSERKLGFEELHKILYESDLHHPSGICLFCADLVNGIPPIIRHYIHNTNSLREITIIVTIRTLPIKTVLPEERFEVGKVGFDGVYKCLIQFGYKDEQSLAGNAVGLIVEKLKEISESTEEANKLDSALEKGVVFVTGRTILKSKESNGWLIRWTINYLYRFLQKNSVSAVTSLRIPPDNFLQVGMLYEI, encoded by the exons ATGAACATGGAGGGAGACGAGGAGGTCCCGCGATTTAAGAAATTGAATTCCATCCCCGAGAAG GAATATGATGCAAAAAAAACTTTGCTCCTAGCTTATCAAACACTTGGAATCGTGTATGGAGACCTAGGGACTTCTCCGCTTTATGTGCTTCCCTCTTCTCTACTTGAAAATCCCACAAGAGAAGATTTTCTTGGAATCTTTAGCATCATCTTCTGGACGTTGACCGTTATACCCTTGATCAAATACGTTTTCATCGTCCTTCGTGCTGATGATAATGGAGAAGGCGGTACTTTCGCCTTGTATTCGTACCTATGTCGCCATATAAAGTTCCGAAACAACCTCACCATTCAGGATACAAAGCTCCCATCTGACTCAAATTTGATTTATTATCAGCAAGGGAGCACCATAAAGAATAAGAGCAAGGCTTTTATTGAGAAAAGTAACACTGCTCAGTTTCTTCTAACGTTTTTTGTTCTTCTCGGCACTTGCATGGTCATTGGAGATGGAGCTCTTACACCAGCAACTAGTG TTCTTTCTGCTCTTTCAGGAATTCAGACACTTTCCCCAAAGATTACAACCA ATTATGTTGTTCTCATGGCAGTTTTTCTTCTCTTAATTCTGTTCTATTTCCAAAGATTTGGAACAAGTAAAGTTAGCTGCTCGTTCTCTCCAATAATGTTTTTGTGGTTTGCTACAAATgctgcaattggactctacaaCATTATCAACTACCATCCCTCAATCCTAAAGGGCATTTCACCTTCCTACATGCTCAAGTTCTTTCAAAAACGAGGCCGAACCGGCTGGGAGCTCCTCGGTGCAGCCTTTCTGTGCACGTCTGGTGCTGAAGCAATGTTCGCTGATTTAGGCCACTTCAACAAAAGATCGATCCAG TTGGCTTTCTCTACATTTGTTTATCCCTCGTTGGTGTTATGTTATTCTGGAGAAGCGGCTTACTTGATCCAGAACCCAGAAAAATTAAGCACCGCATATTATAGCTCCATTCCCACTCCGGTGTACTGGCCGATGTTCGTTATCGCCACCTTATCTGCTGTTGTTGCCAGCCAATCTATGATAACTGCAACATTTTCTATCGTTAAGCAATCTCTTGCTCTCGGATGCTTCCCTCGAGTTAACATGTTCCATACGTCCTCGACGCACGAGGGTCAAGTCTATTCTCCAGAAGTCAATTTCATTGTTGGGATTCTTTGTATTGCTCTTGTTGTGGGATTCAAACAAGGTGTTCAAATAGGCAATGCATATG GCGTTGCAATCATATGTGTGATGCTTATAACCACATGCTTGGTGACACTAGTGATGTTGGTCATTTGGGACACAAATTTCCTTTTAATCTTGTGCTTTTTCATCCCGTTTCTTTTCGTTGAAAGCTGCTTCTTATCAGCAATGGTAAACAAAATTCCACTAGGGGGATGGGTTCCATTCGCAATTGCCGCTTTCTTCATGATCATCATGTTATCTTGGACCAGTGGAAGAAGCAAGAAAACAAAATATGATTCTGAAAGAAAGCTCGGATTTGAAGAACTCCACAAAATCTTATACGAAAGCGACCTTCACCATCCTTCCGGTATATGTTTGTTCTGTGCTGATCTTGTAAATGGAATCCCACCAATTATCAGACACTATATTCATAACACGAATTCTCTTCGGGAAATCACCATCATCGTAACCATTAGAACTCTACCGATCAAGACTGTGCTACCGGAAGAGCGGTTTGAGGTCGGGAAAGTGGGGTTCGATGGAGTTTACAAATGTTTGATTCAGTTCGGCTATAAagatgagcaaagtttagcaggAAATGCTGTTGGATTGATCGTGGAGAAGCTGAAAGAGATATCAGAAAGTACAGAAGAAGCCAATAAACTCGATTCCGCACTCGAGAAAGGGGTCGTCTTTGTTACGGGAAGAACgattctcaaatccaaagaaagCAATGGTTGGCTGATCCGTTGGACTATAAATTATCTCTATAGATTCTTGCAGAAGAACAGTGTATCGGCTGTTACATCACTCAGAATTCCTCCCGACAATTTCTTGCAAGTTGGTATGTTGTATGAAATATAA
- the LOC140826152 gene encoding potassium transporter 26-like isoform X1: MGSPHEIEMEVSAENENGDAHKIISVDYLPRKYLPYTPQSKEYDAKKTLLLAYQTLGIVYGDLGTSPLYVLPSSLLENPTREDFLGIFSIIFWTLTVIPLIKYVFIVLRADDNGEGGTFALYSYLCRHIKFRNNLTIQDTKLPSDSNLIYYQQGSTIKNKSKAFIEKSNTAQFLLTFFVLLGTCMVIGDGALTPATSVLSALSGIQTLSPKITTNYVVLMAVFLLLILFYFQRFGTSKVSCSFSPIMFLWFATNAAIGLYNIINYHPSILKGISPSYMLKFFQKRGRTGWELLGAAFLCTSGAEAMFADLGHFNKRSIQLAFSTFVYPSLVLCYSGEAAYLIQNPEKLSTAYYSSIPTPVYWPMFVIATLSAVVASQSMITATFSIVKQSLALGCFPRVNMFHTSSTHEGQVYSPEVNFIVGILCIALVVGFKQGVQIGNAYGVAIICVMLITTCLVTLVMLVIWDTNFLLILCFFIPFLFVESCFLSAMVNKIPLGGWVPFAIAAFFMIIMLSWTSGRSKKTKYDSERKLGFEELHKILYESDLHHPSGICLFCADLVNGIPPIIRHYIHNTNSLREITIIVTIRTLPIKTVLPEERFEVGKVGFDGVYKCLIQFGYKDEQSLAGNAVGLIVEKLKEISESTEEANKLDSALEKGVVFVTGRTILKSKESNGWLIRWTINYLYRFLQKNSVSAVTSLRIPPDNFLQVGMLYEI, from the exons ATGGGTTCCCCGCATGAAATTGAAATGGAAGTTTCTGCTGAGAATGAAAATGGTGATGCCCATAAAATTATCTCAGTGGACTATTTACCCAGAAAATATTTGCCTTATACTCCACAATCAAAG GAATATGATGCAAAAAAAACTTTGCTCCTAGCTTATCAAACACTTGGAATCGTGTATGGAGACCTAGGGACTTCTCCGCTTTATGTGCTTCCCTCTTCTCTACTTGAAAATCCCACAAGAGAAGATTTTCTTGGAATCTTTAGCATCATCTTCTGGACGTTGACCGTTATACCCTTGATCAAATACGTTTTCATCGTCCTTCGTGCTGATGATAATGGAGAAGGCGGTACTTTCGCCTTGTATTCGTACCTATGTCGCCATATAAAGTTCCGAAACAACCTCACCATTCAGGATACAAAGCTCCCATCTGACTCAAATTTGATTTATTATCAGCAAGGGAGCACCATAAAGAATAAGAGCAAGGCTTTTATTGAGAAAAGTAACACTGCTCAGTTTCTTCTAACGTTTTTTGTTCTTCTCGGCACTTGCATGGTCATTGGAGATGGAGCTCTTACACCAGCAACTAGTG TTCTTTCTGCTCTTTCAGGAATTCAGACACTTTCCCCAAAGATTACAACCA ATTATGTTGTTCTCATGGCAGTTTTTCTTCTCTTAATTCTGTTCTATTTCCAAAGATTTGGAACAAGTAAAGTTAGCTGCTCGTTCTCTCCAATAATGTTTTTGTGGTTTGCTACAAATgctgcaattggactctacaaCATTATCAACTACCATCCCTCAATCCTAAAGGGCATTTCACCTTCCTACATGCTCAAGTTCTTTCAAAAACGAGGCCGAACCGGCTGGGAGCTCCTCGGTGCAGCCTTTCTGTGCACGTCTGGTGCTGAAGCAATGTTCGCTGATTTAGGCCACTTCAACAAAAGATCGATCCAG TTGGCTTTCTCTACATTTGTTTATCCCTCGTTGGTGTTATGTTATTCTGGAGAAGCGGCTTACTTGATCCAGAACCCAGAAAAATTAAGCACCGCATATTATAGCTCCATTCCCACTCCGGTGTACTGGCCGATGTTCGTTATCGCCACCTTATCTGCTGTTGTTGCCAGCCAATCTATGATAACTGCAACATTTTCTATCGTTAAGCAATCTCTTGCTCTCGGATGCTTCCCTCGAGTTAACATGTTCCATACGTCCTCGACGCACGAGGGTCAAGTCTATTCTCCAGAAGTCAATTTCATTGTTGGGATTCTTTGTATTGCTCTTGTTGTGGGATTCAAACAAGGTGTTCAAATAGGCAATGCATATG GCGTTGCAATCATATGTGTGATGCTTATAACCACATGCTTGGTGACACTAGTGATGTTGGTCATTTGGGACACAAATTTCCTTTTAATCTTGTGCTTTTTCATCCCGTTTCTTTTCGTTGAAAGCTGCTTCTTATCAGCAATGGTAAACAAAATTCCACTAGGGGGATGGGTTCCATTCGCAATTGCCGCTTTCTTCATGATCATCATGTTATCTTGGACCAGTGGAAGAAGCAAGAAAACAAAATATGATTCTGAAAGAAAGCTCGGATTTGAAGAACTCCACAAAATCTTATACGAAAGCGACCTTCACCATCCTTCCGGTATATGTTTGTTCTGTGCTGATCTTGTAAATGGAATCCCACCAATTATCAGACACTATATTCATAACACGAATTCTCTTCGGGAAATCACCATCATCGTAACCATTAGAACTCTACCGATCAAGACTGTGCTACCGGAAGAGCGGTTTGAGGTCGGGAAAGTGGGGTTCGATGGAGTTTACAAATGTTTGATTCAGTTCGGCTATAAagatgagcaaagtttagcaggAAATGCTGTTGGATTGATCGTGGAGAAGCTGAAAGAGATATCAGAAAGTACAGAAGAAGCCAATAAACTCGATTCCGCACTCGAGAAAGGGGTCGTCTTTGTTACGGGAAGAACgattctcaaatccaaagaaagCAATGGTTGGCTGATCCGTTGGACTATAAATTATCTCTATAGATTCTTGCAGAAGAACAGTGTATCGGCTGTTACATCACTCAGAATTCCTCCCGACAATTTCTTGCAAGTTGGTATGTTGTATGAAATATAA
- the LOC140826152 gene encoding potassium transporter 26-like isoform X3 codes for MGSQHEIEMEVSAENKNGDAHKIISDRKYLPYAPQSKEYDAKKTLLLAYQTLGIVYGDLGTSPLYVLPSSLLENPTREDFLGIFSIIFWTLTVIPLIKYVFIVLRADDNGEGGTFALYSYLCRHIKFRNNLTIQDTKLPSDSNLIYYQQGSTIKNKSKAFIEKSNTAQFLLTFFVLLGTCMVIGDGALTPATSVLSALSGIQTLSPKITTNYVVLMAVFLLLILFYFQRFGTSKVSCSFSPIMFLWFATNAAIGLYNIINYHPSILKGISPSYMLKFFQKRGRTGWELLGAAFLCTSGAEAMFADLGHFNKRSIQLAFSTFVYPSLVLCYSGEAAYLIQNPEKLSTAYYSSIPTPVYWPMFVIATLSAVVASQSMITATFSIVKQSLALGCFPRVNMFHTSSTHEGQVYSPEVNFIVGILCIALVVGFKQGVQIGNAYGVAIICVMLITTCLVTLVMLVIWDTNFLLILCFFIPFLFVESCFLSAMVNKIPLGGWVPFAIAAFFMIIMLSWTSGRSKKTKYDSERKLGFEELHKILYESDLHHPSGICLFCADLVNGIPPIIRHYIHNTNSLREITIIVTIRTLPIKTVLPEERFEVGKVGFDGVYKCLIQFGYKDEQSLAGNAVGLIVEKLKEISESTEEANKLDSALEKGVVFVTGRTILKSKESNGWLIRWTINYLYRFLQKNSVSAVTSLRIPPDNFLQVGMLYEI; via the exons GAATATGATGCAAAAAAAACTTTGCTCCTAGCTTATCAAACACTTGGAATCGTGTATGGAGACCTAGGGACTTCTCCGCTTTATGTGCTTCCCTCTTCTCTACTTGAAAATCCCACAAGAGAAGATTTTCTTGGAATCTTTAGCATCATCTTCTGGACGTTGACCGTTATACCCTTGATCAAATACGTTTTCATCGTCCTTCGTGCTGATGATAATGGAGAAGGCGGTACTTTCGCCTTGTATTCGTACCTATGTCGCCATATAAAGTTCCGAAACAACCTCACCATTCAGGATACAAAGCTCCCATCTGACTCAAATTTGATTTATTATCAGCAAGGGAGCACCATAAAGAATAAGAGCAAGGCTTTTATTGAGAAAAGTAACACTGCTCAGTTTCTTCTAACGTTTTTTGTTCTTCTCGGCACTTGCATGGTCATTGGAGATGGAGCTCTTACACCAGCAACTAGTG TTCTTTCTGCTCTTTCAGGAATTCAGACACTTTCCCCAAAGATTACAACCA ATTATGTTGTTCTCATGGCAGTTTTTCTTCTCTTAATTCTGTTCTATTTCCAAAGATTTGGAACAAGTAAAGTTAGCTGCTCGTTCTCTCCAATAATGTTTTTGTGGTTTGCTACAAATgctgcaattggactctacaaCATTATCAACTACCATCCCTCAATCCTAAAGGGCATTTCACCTTCCTACATGCTCAAGTTCTTTCAAAAACGAGGCCGAACCGGCTGGGAGCTCCTCGGTGCAGCCTTTCTGTGCACGTCTGGTGCTGAAGCAATGTTCGCTGATTTAGGCCACTTCAACAAAAGATCGATCCAG TTGGCTTTCTCTACATTTGTTTATCCCTCGTTGGTGTTATGTTATTCTGGAGAAGCGGCTTACTTGATCCAGAACCCAGAAAAATTAAGCACCGCATATTATAGCTCCATTCCCACTCCGGTGTACTGGCCGATGTTCGTTATCGCCACCTTATCTGCTGTTGTTGCCAGCCAATCTATGATAACTGCAACATTTTCTATCGTTAAGCAATCTCTTGCTCTCGGATGCTTCCCTCGAGTTAACATGTTCCATACGTCCTCGACGCACGAGGGTCAAGTCTATTCTCCAGAAGTCAATTTCATTGTTGGGATTCTTTGTATTGCTCTTGTTGTGGGATTCAAACAAGGTGTTCAAATAGGCAATGCATATG GCGTTGCAATCATATGTGTGATGCTTATAACCACATGCTTGGTGACACTAGTGATGTTGGTCATTTGGGACACAAATTTCCTTTTAATCTTGTGCTTTTTCATCCCGTTTCTTTTCGTTGAAAGCTGCTTCTTATCAGCAATGGTAAACAAAATTCCACTAGGGGGATGGGTTCCATTCGCAATTGCCGCTTTCTTCATGATCATCATGTTATCTTGGACCAGTGGAAGAAGCAAGAAAACAAAATATGATTCTGAAAGAAAGCTCGGATTTGAAGAACTCCACAAAATCTTATACGAAAGCGACCTTCACCATCCTTCCGGTATATGTTTGTTCTGTGCTGATCTTGTAAATGGAATCCCACCAATTATCAGACACTATATTCATAACACGAATTCTCTTCGGGAAATCACCATCATCGTAACCATTAGAACTCTACCGATCAAGACTGTGCTACCGGAAGAGCGGTTTGAGGTCGGGAAAGTGGGGTTCGATGGAGTTTACAAATGTTTGATTCAGTTCGGCTATAAagatgagcaaagtttagcaggAAATGCTGTTGGATTGATCGTGGAGAAGCTGAAAGAGATATCAGAAAGTACAGAAGAAGCCAATAAACTCGATTCCGCACTCGAGAAAGGGGTCGTCTTTGTTACGGGAAGAACgattctcaaatccaaagaaagCAATGGTTGGCTGATCCGTTGGACTATAAATTATCTCTATAGATTCTTGCAGAAGAACAGTGTATCGGCTGTTACATCACTCAGAATTCCTCCCGACAATTTCTTGCAAGTTGGTATGTTGTATGAAATATAA